One window from the genome of Candidatus Binataceae bacterium encodes:
- a CDS encoding EscU/YscU/HrcU family type III secretion system export apparatus switch protein — translation MADREEKVFPALPQKRARAREQGQVARSRDLTSAVSFGIGVLLVCGATLVLSRLVLGGFQSLLVATASGDIPAALARAMRWPLFISAAAAVIMALTSVVGAVAQGGIVFSLEKLAPDLSKLSPMKYFGRVFSGVGAVELGKAALKIAVIAYLGWRTAIWALALALSAHGLTGGLQALSLGVHRILYLGALVALIVALGDYLHKRHEFEADLRMTRQEFLDELKLENGNPLIKRALRKAQRKNFKRIRGIHQAAAATVVLTNPTHFAVALRYRRGFDQAPLVVAKGAGENAQRIKEIARMAAVPVLENKMLARALFKTVEVGDFIPRQFYRAIAEVLATIMRAEAARAKASQGGL, via the coding sequence ATGGCTGACCGCGAAGAAAAAGTATTTCCCGCGCTGCCGCAAAAGCGCGCCCGCGCCCGCGAGCAGGGCCAGGTCGCGCGCAGCCGCGACCTGACTTCGGCAGTCTCTTTCGGTATTGGAGTGCTGCTCGTCTGCGGCGCGACGCTCGTCCTCAGTCGACTGGTTCTCGGCGGCTTCCAGAGCCTGCTGGTCGCGACCGCGTCGGGCGATATACCGGCGGCGCTGGCGCGTGCGATGCGCTGGCCGCTCTTCATCAGCGCGGCGGCGGCCGTAATCATGGCGTTGACATCGGTAGTCGGCGCGGTGGCGCAGGGCGGAATAGTGTTCTCGCTTGAGAAGCTCGCGCCCGATCTTTCGAAGCTCAGTCCGATGAAATACTTCGGCCGGGTCTTCTCCGGAGTGGGAGCGGTCGAGCTCGGCAAGGCCGCACTCAAGATCGCAGTCATCGCATACCTCGGATGGAGGACCGCGATCTGGGCGCTCGCGCTCGCGCTTTCGGCCCACGGACTCACCGGCGGCTTGCAGGCGCTCTCGCTCGGCGTGCATCGCATTCTTTACCTCGGCGCGCTGGTCGCGCTGATCGTCGCGCTCGGCGACTACCTGCACAAGCGTCACGAGTTTGAAGCCGACCTCCGCATGACGCGCCAGGAATTTCTCGATGAGCTGAAACTCGAAAACGGCAATCCCCTCATCAAGCGCGCGCTGCGCAAGGCGCAGCGCAAGAACTTCAAACGAATCCGCGGAATCCATCAGGCCGCCGCGGCGACCGTGGTCCTCACCAATCCGACCCATTTCGCCGTAGCCCTGCGTTATCGGCGCGGATTCGACCAGGCGCCCCTCGTCGTCGCCAAAGGGGCCGGCGAGAACGCCCAGCGAATCAAGGAGATCGCGCGGATGGCGGCGGTGCCGGTGCTCGAAAACAAAATGCTGGCGCGTGCGCTGTTCAAAACGGTCGAGGTTGGCGATTTCATTCCGCGCCAGTTCTACCGCGCGATCGCGGAAGTGCTCGCGACGATCATGCGCGCCGAAGCCGCGCGGGCCAAAGCCTCACAGGGGGGGCTCTAA
- a CDS encoding flagellar biosynthesis protein FlhA, with product METKRSPLITASELALPATAMLVLAGMLAPVGPILLDVMLSFSLALSLVVLVVSASNNHALDFSAFPTVLLIATLLRLSLNVASTRLILMHGNLGPAAAGVVIESFGNVLVGDNYAVGIVVFIVLAIINFAVVTKGASRVAEVAARFTLDSMPGKQMAIDADMNAGIIGEQEARRRRRDLAREADFYAAMDGIGKFVRGDAVAAIMIMVINLIAGLFVGVIENGMSLSDALHTYSVLTVGDGLAAQVPALLTSTAAGVIVSRTGSDFDLPHTIGRELLAKPGVLFGAAGLLGIIAVIPGLPHIPFLMIASGVAALGIRSRNMADMAAKEDALAKPAKPLEQQAASPWPDILRLELGAALVPFVNEPWKLAEKVQALRPKIREELGITLPAVRIVDNLTLDQNVYRIALRGTEVARGTIRSTMSLAIPGPKGPSASVRGIDTTEPAFGLPALWVAGEQVTNARLAGYTVVDAITVLVTHFAETVRANASEILTRKDVEGMLEAAQKVVPRIVEELSGVGIHLGSVYRVLQLLLAQRISVRDLPVILEALAAEGGATKDPTDLAERIRPIIGRAICEPLRRPDGALPVLVVDPAVEEPFFTAASSEQPMISDPSALRSVSEAIKKATNDAASRMMEMPAVVVSPQIRRMFERVAHRTSRHLVVLGASDIPAGVEPTIVGRVG from the coding sequence ATGGAAACCAAGCGTAGCCCGCTGATCACGGCCTCCGAGCTCGCGCTGCCCGCGACCGCGATGCTGGTCCTGGCCGGGATGCTCGCTCCCGTGGGCCCGATTCTGCTCGACGTGATGCTGTCGTTCTCGCTGGCGCTCTCGCTGGTGGTGCTGGTGGTATCGGCCTCGAACAATCACGCCCTCGACTTCTCGGCCTTCCCTACCGTGCTCTTGATCGCGACGCTGCTGCGCTTGTCGCTCAACGTGGCCTCGACCCGCTTGATTCTGATGCACGGAAATCTCGGACCGGCCGCTGCGGGCGTGGTTATCGAATCGTTCGGCAACGTGCTGGTCGGCGACAACTATGCGGTCGGAATCGTCGTCTTCATCGTTCTGGCGATTATCAATTTCGCGGTCGTGACCAAGGGCGCGAGCCGGGTCGCCGAAGTGGCGGCCCGTTTTACGCTCGATTCGATGCCCGGCAAGCAGATGGCGATCGACGCGGACATGAACGCCGGCATTATCGGCGAGCAGGAAGCGCGCCGCCGGCGGCGCGACCTCGCGCGCGAAGCCGACTTTTACGCTGCGATGGATGGTATCGGCAAATTCGTCCGCGGCGACGCGGTCGCAGCGATCATGATCATGGTCATCAACCTGATCGCCGGCCTTTTCGTGGGCGTGATTGAAAACGGCATGAGCCTGTCGGACGCGCTTCACACCTACTCGGTGTTGACGGTTGGCGACGGCCTCGCCGCTCAGGTGCCCGCGCTGCTGACCTCCACCGCGGCGGGCGTGATCGTATCGCGCACGGGGAGCGACTTCGATCTGCCCCACACGATCGGCCGCGAGTTGCTCGCCAAACCGGGCGTGCTGTTCGGCGCCGCCGGCCTGCTTGGAATCATCGCGGTGATACCGGGCCTGCCGCACATTCCGTTTCTGATGATCGCATCGGGGGTCGCCGCGCTCGGTATCCGCAGCCGCAACATGGCTGACATGGCTGCCAAGGAAGATGCGCTCGCCAAACCGGCCAAGCCCTTAGAGCAGCAAGCCGCGAGCCCCTGGCCCGATATCCTGCGCCTCGAGCTCGGCGCCGCGCTGGTGCCGTTCGTCAACGAGCCCTGGAAGCTCGCCGAAAAAGTCCAGGCCCTGCGCCCCAAGATTCGCGAAGAGCTGGGCATCACGCTGCCGGCGGTCAGGATTGTTGACAATCTGACTCTCGACCAGAACGTTTACCGCATCGCGCTGCGCGGCACCGAAGTTGCCCGCGGCACCATTCGTTCCACGATGAGCCTGGCGATCCCGGGTCCCAAAGGCCCGAGCGCGTCCGTGCGCGGAATCGATACAACTGAGCCCGCCTTCGGATTGCCAGCGCTGTGGGTCGCTGGTGAACAGGTGACCAATGCGCGGCTCGCGGGCTACACAGTGGTCGATGCGATCACGGTTCTCGTCACCCATTTCGCCGAAACCGTGCGTGCTAACGCTAGCGAGATTCTGACACGCAAAGATGTCGAGGGGATGCTCGAGGCGGCGCAGAAAGTCGTGCCGCGCATCGTCGAGGAACTCTCCGGCGTCGGCATCCATCTTGGAAGTGTTTACCGCGTGCTCCAGCTCTTGCTCGCACAGCGAATCTCGGTGCGCGACCTGCCGGTGATTCTCGAGGCGCTTGCCGCCGAAGGCGGAGCGACCAAGGATCCCACCGATCTGGCTGAGCGTATTCGACCGATCATCGGCCGCGCGATTTGCGAACCGCTGCGCCGTCCCGACGGCGCGCTGCCCGTCCTGGTCGTCGATCCTGCGGTTGAAGAACCATTCTTCACCGCGGCCAGCAGCGAGCAACCGATGATCAGCGATCCCTCGGCGCTGCGCTCGGTTAGCGAGGCGATCAAGAAAGCCACCAACGACGCCGCCTCGCGAATGATGGAAATGCCAGCGGTGGTCGTGTCGCCGCAAATCCGCCGGATGTTTGAGCGCGTCGCGCATCGCACCTCGCGCCACCTGGTCGTGCTCGGCGCAAGCGATATCCCGGCCGGCGTTGAGCCGACGATCGTGGGAAGGGTCGGATGA